The following are encoded together in the Trichomycterus rosablanca isolate fTriRos1 chromosome 19, fTriRos1.hap1, whole genome shotgun sequence genome:
- the LOC134333391 gene encoding NLR family CARD domain-containing protein 3-like produces the protein MKQELKRFKKILSPDYPACSERDVEDEKVEHGINEGALKITLHVLKNMNQRDLANMLQSKLELVSVHQQNLKSNLIEKFQRVHEGILQPGRSALLNEIYTELYITEGWTGGINKEHEIRQIETTSRRPAMQEKPIKCSELFTDTSIRTVLTKGVAGIGKTVSVQKFILDWAEGKANQDVLFMVPLPFRELNLMKEKHLSLMNLLHHFYPELKGLELKECDRNKIVFIFDGLDECRLPLNFQNNEILRDVTEPASVDVLLTNLIKKNLLPSAHLWITTRPAAANQIPPECVDQVTEVRGFNDPQKEEYFRKRIGNQKLANKIIKHIKSTRSLHIMCHIPVFCWISASVLERMLGKTESEIPKTLSQMFTHFLIFQIKHRDKKYHERSDLDPQQTLETILALGKLAFQQLEKGNLIFYEEDLRECGIDVEEAMVYSGVCTQIFREEFGLHLGKVFSFVHLSVQEFLAALFALLTFIMKNKNVLAEENSGIFNRLKKLPLSDLMKSAVDKAFQSENGHLDLFLRFLLGLSLETNQTLIRGLLPQTGSSSHKKEETVEYIKKKIRKSPFPDKTINLFHCLNELNNQSLVQEVQTYLNRGGNCCLSNVTLSPAQWSALVFVLLNSEDELDEFDLTKYDRSEECFQKLLPVIKESRKAVLFGCNLTEKSCADLSSVLGSRTSSLKELDLSNNKLQDSGVKLLCAGLWNCKLEILRLCGCNLTEESCKALALVLSSNGSVLKELDLSVNKLQDSGVKLLSAVLENPHCKLEILR, from the exons ATGAAGCAGGAACTAAAGAGGTTCAAGAAGATACTGAGCCCAGATTACCCAGCATGCTCTGAGAGAGATGTGGAGGATGAGAAGGTTGAGCATGGTATCAATGAGGGGGCGCTAAAGATCACACTGCACGTCCTGAAGAACATGAACCAGAGAGATCTCGCCAACATGCTGCAGAGCA AGTTGGAGCTGGTCTCTGTACATCAGCAGAACCTCAAATCCAACCTGATCGAGAAATTTCAAAGAGTTCATGAAGGAATCCTGCAGCCGGGAAGATCAGCACTCCTGAATGAGATCTACACGGAGCTCTACATCACAGAAGGCTGGACCGGAGGCATCAATAAAGAACACGAGATCAGACAGATCGAGACCACGTCCAGGAGACCAGCGATGCAGGAGAAACCCATCAAATGCAGCGAGCTCTTTACAGACACGTCCATCAGAACCGTCCTGACTAAAGGAGTcgctggaattggaaaaacagtctcggtgcagaagttcattctggacTGGGCTGAAGGAAAAGCCAATCAGGACGTTCTCTTCATGGTTCCACTTCCTTTCAGAGAGCTGAACCTGATGAAGGAAAAACATCTCAGTCTGATGAACCTTCTGCATCATTTTTACCCAGAACTAAAAGGATTAGAACTGAAGGAATGTGACAGAAACAAGATCGTGTTTATctttgatggtctggatgagtgtcgacTTCCTCTAAACTTCCAGAACAACGAGATCTTGCGGGATGTAACAGAACCAGCCTCAGTAGATGTTCTACTGACAAACCTCATCAAGAAAAATCTGCTTCCTTCTGCTCACCTCTGGATCACCACTCGACCagcagcagccaatcagattccTCCTGAGTGTGTAGACCAGGTAACAGAGGTACGAGGGTTTAATGACCCTCAGAaagaggagtacttcagaaaacgaATAGGTAACCAGAAActggctaataaaataataaagcacaTAAAAAGCACCAGAAGCCTCCACATCATGTGCCACATTCCAGTCTTCTGCTGGATCTCAGCCTCTGTCCTGGAGAGAATGCTGGGTAAAACAGAGAGTGAGATTCCCAAAACCTTATCTCAGATGTTCACCCACTTTCTGATCTTTCAGATCAAACACAGAGACAAAAAGTACCATGAAAGGTCTGATCTTGATCCTCAGCAGACCCTAGAAACGATCCTGGCACTGGGAAAACTGGCCTTCCAACAGCTGGAgaaaggaaacctgatcttctatgaGGAAGACCTGAGAGAGTGTGGTATTGATGTTGAAGAAGCGATGGTTTACTCAGGAGTCTGCACCCAGATCTTCAGAGAGGAGTTTGGTCTTCACCTGGGGAAGgtcttcagctttgtgcacctgaGTGTTCAGGAGTTTCTGGCTGCTCTGTTTGCACTTCTCACCTTCATcatgaaaaacaaaaatgttcttGCAGAGGAGAACTCTGGGATTTTTAATCGTTTAAAAAAGCTACCGCTGTCTGATTTAATGAAGAGTGCAGTGGACAAGGCCTTCCAGAGTGAAAATGGACACTTGGACCTTTTCCTCAGATTCCTTTTGGGTCTGTCACTGGAGACTAATCAGACTCTTATACGAGGTTTACTGCCACAGACTGGCAGCAGCTCTCACAAAAAAGAGGAAACAGTCGAGTACATCAAGAAGAAGATCAGGAAAAGTCCATTTCCAGACAAGACCATCAATCTtttccactgtctgaatgagCTGAACAATCAGTCTCTAGTACAGGAAGTCCAGACCTACCTCAACAGAGGAGGAAACTGTTGTCTGAGTAACGTCACGTTGTCTCCTGCTCAGTGGTCGGCTCTGGTCTTTGTGTTGCTGAACTCAGAAGATGAGCTGGACGAATTTGATTTGACTAAATATGACCGATCAGAAGAATGTTTCCAGAAGCTGCTGCCGGTCATCAAAGAGTCCAGAAAAGCAGT GTTGTTTGGTTGCAATCTAActgagaaaagttgtgcagATTTGTCCTCAGTTCTTGGGTCGAGAACCTCCAGCCTGAAGGAACTGGACCTGAGTAACAATAAGCttcaggattcaggagtgaagctgctttGTGCTGGACTCTGGAACTGCAAACTGGAGATACTCAG GTTGTGTGGTTGTAATCTGACAGAGGAAAGTTGTAAAGCTCTGGCCTTAGTTCTCAGCTCAAACGGCTCCGTTTTGAAAGAGCTGGACCTGAGTGTGAACAAGctgcaggattcaggagtgaagctgctctctgctgtaCTGGAGAACCCTCACTGCAAACTGGAGATACTCAGGtga